From Arachis stenosperma cultivar V10309 chromosome 2, arast.V10309.gnm1.PFL2, whole genome shotgun sequence, one genomic window encodes:
- the LOC130963144 gene encoding B3 domain-containing protein At1g32030-like yields METQKAKLRCQWLQCRPRSSFNKRNSDDSTVEVPFSSKRKAANAFGYCLEGANEEQKRLMNIKKTKTDSSIQNKQFDFNDDELEVVDILFNLPENFLERVNLETSSSAANSTLSADQEQVSKESSKKPVNQERNIPRPVNQNQEPSELPQNFKNMISEMGGSRITLLIQKTLYQSDLNPQQNRLSIPSQQVKDNDFLLPTELEILEEKKGIKVKLIQPSLEITELTLIKWFMHKGPESKKVSISYILRSNWVKVAKTNNLEKDDVVQVWSFRVDGKLCMAIVKL; encoded by the coding sequence ATGGAAACACAAAAAGCCAAACTACGCTGCCAATGGTTACAATGCAGACCACGTTCTTCATTCAACAAGAGGAATTCTGATGATTCTACAGTTGAAGTGCCATTCTCAAGCAAGAGGAAGGCAGCAAACGCCTTTGGTTACTGTCTTGAAGGGGCTAACGAGGAGCAGAAGAGGTTGATGAATATCAAGAAAACAAAGACAGACAGTTCTATTCAAAATAAACAGTTTGATTTCAACGATGATGAACTTGAAGTTGTTGATATTCTCTTTAACCTCCCCGAGAATTTCTTAGAGAGAGTTAATTTAGAGACTTCAAGCAGTGCTGCGAATTCAACCCTCAGTGCCGACCAAGAACAGGTTTCAAAGGAGTCTTCCAAGAAACCAGTCAACCAAGAAAGAAACATCCCCAGACCAGTCAACCAAAACCAAGAACCCTCTGAACTGCCACAAAATTTCAAGAACATGATAAGTGAGATGGGTGGCAGCAGGATTACTCTGCTTATCCAAAAAACTCTCTATCAGTCAGATTTGAATCCGCAACAAAACCGGCTTTCGATACCGTCACAGCAGGTCAAGGACAATGATTTCTTGCTTCCCACGGAACTAGAAATTTTGGAGGagaaaaagggaataaaagTGAAATTGATCCAACCCTCACTGGAAATTACTGAGTTGACTTTGATTAAGTGGTTCATGCACAAGGGACCAGAATCAAAGAAAGTAAGCATTTCCTATATTCTGAGATCAAATTGGGTCAAAGTTGCAAAGACTAATAATCTAGAAAAGGATGACGTTGTACAAGTTTGGTCATTCCGAGTTGATGGGAAATTATGCATGGCAATTGTCAAGCTTTGA
- the LOC130963145 gene encoding uncharacterized protein LOC130963145 has translation MKGVYDDWAKAAPFTHQPRTIHKGGFLTIEEAKESLREYEVLHPEQILKRADKAPAQAQRTPVQVRTGMLKNIPTKAEINDKKRVCRSNCRETLNLVLNWTLDKRAILGYYPINKEQLMKLVIFPEASPSDTYQFFQYGLIDTILIFDNLNIIKEFPAGFIDAVKKFKNMIDTREPRDISLKFTSSQPIFNEEGECLIPAFQVVFMSVFPGDFQPIEQVQDLSIYSDEGRLASTLARVFERAQKINKESRTRINYKSRNTLIVSSKKNQIESREMRLLVDFESAFYNFSRLLEKLPDGIRRNLCHLLKDKEDHRCQLCASEMSEESNNVEDPTHVGKEEDETSESTINIIVE, from the coding sequence ATGAAAGGAGTCTATGATGATTGGGCTAAAGCAGCCCCATTTACTCACCAACCCAGAACTATTCACAAAGGAGGATTCTTGACAAtagaagaagcaaaagaatccCTCAGAGAATATGAAGTGCTCCACCCAGAGCAAATTCTAAAAAGAGCTGACAAAGCTCCAGCCCAAGCCCAAAGGACTCCAGTCCAAGTTCGAACAGGAATGCTGAAAAATATTCCCACAAAGGCCgaaataaatgacaagaaaagggTCTGCAGATCAAACTGTAGAGAAACCCTTAATCTAGTTCTAAACTGGACTCTAGACAAAAGAGCAATATTGGGATATTATCCCATTAACAAAGAACAGCTAATGAAGCTGGTGATCTTCCCAGAGGCTTCACCCTCTGATACATATCAGTTTTTCCAATACGGGCTAATTGATACAATCCTaatttttgataatttaaatattattaaagaatTTCCTGCAGGTTTTATAGATGcagtgaaaaaatttaaaaatatgattgacacaAGAGaaccaagggatatatccctaaaatttacaagTAGTCAGCCAATCTTTaatgaagaaggagaatgtTTGATCCCAGCATTTCAAGTAGTTTTCATGTCTGTTTTCCCTGGAGATTTTCAACCAATAGAACAAGTTCAAGATCTATCAATTTATAGCGACGAAGGAAGATTGGCCAGCACTTTGGCAAGAGTCTTCGAGAGAGCtcaaaaaataaacaaggaATCCAGAACAAGAATAAACTACAAAAGCAGAAACACTCTAATTGTTTCTAGTAAGAaaaaccaaattgaatcaagagagatgagactcctAGTGGATTTTGAATCAGCATTTTACAACTTTTCTAGATTACTGGAAAAACTTCCTGATGGGATAAGGAGGAATCTATGCCATTTACTAAAAGACAAAGAAGACCATAGGTGCCAGCTGTGCGCCTCAGAAATGTCTGAAGAAAGCAACAATGTCGAAGACCCCACCCACGTGGGAAAAGAAGAGGATGAGACATCTGAGTCAACAATCAACATTATTGTTGAATAA
- the LOC130963146 gene encoding uncharacterized protein LOC130963146 yields MAATTTPPTPAQNAAAAPPPPAQPRVVRPDVGSRSQIPASPSNVGSLSQSPLLKPTLQAQPTAPFRPPTVTRETMAAASPATQSRFTGFIPTLSLKKKKPSGPPPSKPSTNDKK; encoded by the coding sequence ATGGCAGCCACTACAACACCTCCAACTCCAGCACAAAATGCAGCAGCTGCACCACCACCCCCTGCTCAACCTAGGGTTGTCAGGCCTGATGTTGGGTCTAGATCCCAAATTCCTGCATCTCCATCCAATGTTGGGTCATTGTCTCAAAGTCCATTACTTAAGCCCACTCTTCAGGCCCAACCTACAGCACCATTTAGGCCACCAACTGTGACTAGGGAGACCATGGCAGCAGCAAGCCCAGCCACACAGAGCAGGTTCACAGGCTTCATACCCACCCTAtccttgaagaagaaaaagccatcCGGACCACCACCATCGAAGCCATCAACAAATGACAAGAAATGA